From Streptomyces yatensis, one genomic window encodes:
- a CDS encoding phytoene/squalene synthase family protein, which translates to MTDRELDAAGITDPALRAAYRHCRALNARHGKTYFLATRLLPVERRPAVHALYGFARWADDIVDSLDSGAGPDMRVRALSRLQGELEEGLRRGDSGEPVVRALADTARRYAIDHAHFRDFMTAMRSDLVVTAYPTYADLRAYMHGSAAVIGLEMLPVLGTVVPREEAAPYAAALGVAFQLSNFLRDVGEDLDRGRVYLPADLLAGHGVDRELLVRSRATGHPDRRITAALKEFEALTRGVYRTAVPGIELLEPVARPCIRTATVLYGGILDTVARDGYAVLHRRSAVQRRHRAVVAVDGLARVAAARLRARTGPGDRPPARARPLPAAAPPPAMAVCSAEEVA; encoded by the coding sequence ATGACCGATCGAGAGCTCGACGCGGCGGGTATCACCGATCCGGCGCTGCGTGCGGCCTACCGCCACTGCCGCGCCCTGAACGCCCGGCACGGCAAGACCTACTTCCTCGCCACCCGGCTGCTGCCCGTCGAGCGCCGACCCGCCGTGCACGCCCTGTACGGCTTCGCCCGCTGGGCCGACGACATCGTCGACTCCCTCGACTCCGGCGCCGGACCGGATATGCGGGTGCGGGCGCTGAGCCGGCTCCAGGGGGAGCTGGAGGAGGGGCTGCGGCGGGGCGACAGCGGCGAGCCGGTGGTGCGCGCGCTCGCCGACACCGCCCGCCGCTACGCCATCGACCACGCCCACTTCCGGGACTTCATGACCGCCATGCGCTCCGACCTGGTGGTGACGGCCTACCCCACCTACGCCGACCTGCGCGCCTATATGCACGGCTCGGCCGCGGTGATCGGGCTCGAGATGCTGCCGGTGCTGGGCACGGTGGTGCCGCGGGAGGAGGCCGCGCCGTACGCCGCGGCGCTCGGCGTCGCCTTCCAGCTGAGCAACTTCCTGCGGGATGTCGGCGAGGACCTGGACCGCGGGCGCGTCTATCTGCCCGCCGACCTGCTCGCCGGTCACGGCGTGGACCGGGAGTTGCTGGTCCGGAGCCGCGCGACGGGCCATCCGGACCGCCGGATCACCGCCGCGCTCAAGGAGTTCGAGGCGCTGACCCGCGGCGTGTACCGGACGGCGGTGCCCGGCATCGAACTGCTCGAACCGGTGGCGCGCCCCTGCATCCGCACGGCGACCGTCCTGTACGGCGGCATCCTGGACACCGTCGCCCGCGACGGCTACGCCGTGCTGCACCGGCGGTCGGCGGTGCAGCGGCGGCACCGGGCGGTGGTCGCCGTCGACGGGCTGGCCCGGGTGGCGGCGGCCCGGCTGCGGGCGCGCACCGGCCCCGGAGACCGGCCGCCCGCCCGCGCCCGCCCCCTGCCCGCGGCCGCGCCCCCGCCGGCGATGGCCGTCTGCTCCGCCGAGGAGGTCGCGTGA
- a CDS encoding DUF5914 domain-containing protein, with amino-acid sequence MNRRRLPLTLRHHAVPWERQRPTWREARPAVIAGALKRAQARPSGNWYVVGASRALRGDAKPASRTVAGQEVVVWRGPGGRLVGGPGICPHLGAPLRDSPVRCGTLVCHWHGLALDGSPYAGWSPLPVHDDGVLVWVRLDTVGGEEPLDAPVVPRRPEPARALTAVYTGVGVCEPEDVLANRLDPWHGAWFHPYSFVDLTVVDAPGGPARAADGGADALTVDVSFKVAGRLVVPVRAVFTAPEPRTVVMRITEGEGAGSVVETHATPLGADDSGRPRTAVIEAVVTASDRPGFAAARRAAPLLRPLMRAAAGRLWRDDLAYAERRWQLRSTGRFPG; translated from the coding sequence GTGAACCGCCGTCGCCTCCCGTTGACGCTGCGTCATCACGCCGTGCCCTGGGAGCGTCAACGGCCCACCTGGCGCGAGGCCCGGCCCGCGGTGATCGCCGGGGCGCTGAAGCGGGCGCAGGCCCGCCCGTCCGGGAACTGGTACGTCGTCGGCGCCTCCCGCGCCCTGCGGGGGGACGCCAAGCCGGCGTCGCGGACCGTGGCGGGTCAGGAGGTCGTGGTCTGGCGCGGCCCCGGCGGGCGCCTCGTCGGCGGACCGGGGATCTGCCCGCACCTGGGGGCGCCGCTGCGGGACAGCCCGGTGCGCTGCGGCACGCTGGTGTGCCACTGGCACGGGCTGGCCCTGGACGGCAGCCCGTACGCGGGCTGGTCGCCGCTGCCGGTGCACGACGACGGGGTGCTGGTGTGGGTGCGGCTGGACACCGTCGGCGGGGAGGAGCCGCTGGACGCACCCGTCGTACCGCGGCGGCCCGAGCCCGCCCGCGCCCTGACGGCCGTCTACACCGGGGTGGGTGTCTGTGAGCCCGAGGACGTGCTGGCCAACCGGCTCGATCCATGGCACGGGGCGTGGTTCCACCCCTACTCGTTCGTCGATCTGACGGTGGTGGACGCGCCTGGCGGACCGGCCCGCGCGGCGGACGGCGGCGCGGACGCCCTCACCGTCGACGTGTCCTTCAAGGTGGCGGGCCGGCTGGTCGTGCCGGTCCGTGCCGTCTTCACGGCACCCGAACCCCGCACCGTCGTCATGCGCATCACCGAGGGCGAGGGCGCGGGCTCCGTCGTGGAGACCCATGCCACCCCGCTCGGCGCGGACGACTCCGGCCGCCCCCGCACCGCCGTCATCGAGGCGGTGGTGACCGCCTCGGACCGCCCGGGCTTCGCCGCCGCCCGCCGGGCCGCGCCCCTGCTGCGTCCCCTGATGCGCGCCGCGGCCGGCCGGCTGTGGCGGGACGACCTGGCCTACGCCGAGCGGCGCTGGCAGCTGCGCTCGACGGGCCGCTTCCCGGGCTGA